Proteins from a genomic interval of Meiothermus sp.:
- the rpsH gene encoding 30S ribosomal protein S8: protein MLSDPIADMLTRIRNGVQVYKESVDVPASKFKEQIASILVKEGFLKGMERIEVEGKPFLRLILKYGPRREQVIKHIRRVSRPGRRVYVTAENVPNVRRGLGLAIVSTSKGLLPDREARKLGVGGEVICEVW from the coding sequence ATGCTAAGTGATCCGATTGCCGATATGCTGACCCGGATTCGAAATGGAGTCCAGGTCTACAAGGAGAGCGTGGATGTTCCTGCTTCTAAGTTTAAGGAGCAGATCGCCAGCATCCTGGTCAAAGAAGGTTTTCTCAAAGGAATGGAGCGCATCGAGGTAGAGGGTAAGCCGTTTCTCCGCCTAATCCTCAAGTATGGCCCCCGCCGCGAACAGGTTATCAAGCACATTCGCCGGGTGAGCCGTCCGGGGCGCCGGGTATACGTAACTGCCGAGAACGTGCCTAACGTGCGCCGCGGCCTGGGCCTGGCCATCGTCTCGACCTCCAAAGGTCTGCTGCCCGACCGTGAAGCCCGTAAGCTGGGCGTTGGCGGCGAAGTGATTTGCGAGGTGTGGTAA
- the rplF gene encoding 50S ribosomal protein L6 yields MSRIGKQPITLPKGVTVEVAPGFVKVKGSKGELTVPVHPDLTVKNEGGTLTVSRPSDSRTHRSLHGLTRTLIANAVQGVSTGYVKEMLISGTGYRAAMQGKNLELTVGHSHKDIVTPPDGITFEVPEPTKIRVIGIDKQLVGQVAANVRAVRPPDAYHAKGIRYADEVVKTKPGKTAGK; encoded by the coding sequence ATGAGCCGCATCGGAAAACAACCCATCACCTTGCCTAAGGGCGTGACCGTAGAAGTGGCCCCTGGTTTCGTAAAGGTCAAGGGCTCCAAGGGCGAATTGACCGTACCTGTGCACCCCGACCTAACCGTAAAGAACGAAGGGGGCACGCTTACTGTTAGCCGTCCCTCCGACAGCCGAACCCACAGAAGCCTGCACGGCCTGACCCGCACCCTAATTGCCAACGCGGTTCAAGGCGTCTCGACAGGATACGTGAAGGAGATGCTGATTAGCGGAACCGGTTACCGTGCGGCCATGCAGGGTAAGAACCTCGAGCTCACCGTGGGGCACAGCCACAAAGACATTGTTACGCCCCCAGACGGCATTACCTTTGAAGTACCGGAGCCCACCAAGATTCGGGTAATTGGTATTGATAAGCAACTCGTGGGTCAGGTTGCCGCCAACGTGCGTGCGGTGCGACCCCCCGATGCTTACCACGCCAAGGGTATCCGTTATGCGGATGAGGTAGTCAAGACCAAGCCCGGCAAGACCGCTGGCAAGTAA
- the rpsN gene encoding 30S ribosomal protein S14, whose protein sequence is MAKKSQVEKMKRKLKTIAKYAAKRAALKAAGDYAALAELPRDASPTRHKNRCAVTGRAKSYLRYFGLSRLQFREMAHKGQLPGVKKASW, encoded by the coding sequence ATGGCTAAAAAATCTCAAGTCGAGAAGATGAAGCGCAAGCTAAAGACCATCGCCAAGTATGCCGCCAAGCGGGCTGCCCTCAAGGCTGCGGGTGATTACGCTGCGCTGGCCGAGCTGCCGCGCGATGCCAGCCCCACCCGCCACAAGAACCGCTGCGCGGTGACGGGCCGTGCCAAGTCTTACTTGCGCTACTTTGGGCTTTCGCGCCTCCAGTTCCGCGAAATGGCCCACAAGGGGCAGTTGCCGGGCGTCAAGAAGGCAAGCTGGTAA